A region of Necator americanus strain Aroian chromosome I, whole genome shotgun sequence DNA encodes the following proteins:
- a CDS encoding hypothetical protein (NECATOR_CHRI.G2373.T1), with amino-acid sequence MVLLLGDFYTDSYVIIADLRVHKGLMKVKNPLMTSTPHPERLSLVQLSKDQGSDSQISPRHQHVWSRGESDGDLKQEGSPTFVTLERPQSRQAAVKNKPAKRCATL; translated from the exons ATGGTACTCTTACTCGGTGACTTTTACACTGACTCTTATGTGATCATAGCAGATTTACGTGTTCATAAAGGATTGATG aaagtgaagaatcctCTTATGACATCTACTCCCCATCCAGAGCGCTTATCATTGGTCCAATTATCGAAGGATCAGGGTTCGGACAGCCAAATTAGCCCAAGGCATCAGCACGTTTGGTCTAGAGGCGAGTCTGACGGGGATCTTAAGCAAGAGGGTTCACCAACTTTCGTGACCCTCGAAAGACCACAATCCAGACAAGCGGCAGTCAAGAACAAACCTGCCAAAAGATGCGCAACTTTGTGA
- a CDS encoding hypothetical protein (NECATOR_CHRI.G2374.T1), translating into MMASLWRAEGEILKEKKEPMRDTTLPLEKLAYGMKSSISIDMIYVDLSKAFDKVYNSKLSAKLKYFGVRGHVIDWMILHLNMRSMTVKVGRKYSAKFPCKSGIPQGVLFPLLFLICTIDLPNVLRTSSHISVQMYANDIKIYGIYDDENYLEVRTALQTSLAKMSDWASKRYLRMAEYSMNGVTLKICKSARDLGIFVDHNLSFTAHIDHIVRKAYSSLFRLFHIAHTSNPAILATL; encoded by the exons ATGATGGCATCACTGTGGAGAGCTGAAGGCgagattttgaaagaaaagaaagagccAATGCGTGACACGACTTTGCCGTTGGAGAAATTAGCCTATGGAATGAAGAGTA GTATATCGATTGATATGATATACGTTGACCTGTCAAAAGCCTTCGATAAAGTATATAACTCTAAATTAAGTGCAAAGCTTAAGTACTTCGGAGTACGGGGCCATGTTATAGACTGGATGATCTTGCATCTTAACATGAGGAGTATGACAGTCAAAGTTGGCCGCAAATATTCTGCCAAATTCCCTTGCAAAAGTGGAATTCCACAAGGAGTCCTGTTCCCTCTCTTGTTTCTCATCTGCACTATCGACCTACCTAATGTGCTCAGAACTTCTTCTCATATTAGTGTCCAAATGTACGCTAATGACATTAAGATTTACGGCATATACGATGACGAAAATTACCTCGAAGTACGCACTGCACTTCAGACATCACTGGCTAAAATGTCCGACTGGGCTTCCAAACGATATCTGCGCATGGCTGAGTATAGCATGAATGGAGTAACTCTCAAAATTTGTAAATCTGCAAGAGACTTAGGGATTTTTGTGGATCATAACCTCAGCTTCACAGCACATATTGATCATATTGTAAGAAAAGCATACTCCTCCCTTTTTCGGCTATTCCATATTGCCCACACCTCTAATCCAGCTATTCTAGCAACTCTCTGA